The genomic region CACCTTTTGGATGCTGGCTTTTGTATTAAAGGAATGAAATGGGTAGGCTGGCTTAGGCTTGAGGTGCAGGCTGTGGCTGTGGCTTTGGCTTGTCCTTCTTGGCTGTGCTCTGGATGTAGAGTTCACGCAGTTGCTTGAAGTCGACTTCCGCAGGGGAGGCAGACATGAGGTCTGCACCACGGTTGTTTTTCGGGAAGGCGATGACTTCACGGATGGAGTCTGTGCCGCAGACGAGCATCGCGATACGGTCGAGGCCGAGAGCGAGACCACCGTGTGGAGGAGCTCCGAAGGAGAATGCATCAAGGATGTGACCGAACATGGTCTTCTTCTCCTCTTCAGTTACGCCGAGAGCGGTGAACATAGCGTCCTGCAGGTCGGCTTCGTGGATTCGGATGGAGCCACCACCGAGCTCGTAGCCGTTGAGGACTACATCGTAGGCCTGGGCGCGGAGATCAGCGTACTCACCATTCTTAAGCTTCTCCTCGTCCTCTTTGACAGGGCGGGTGAATGGGTGGTGAACGGCATGCCAGCGACCTTCTTCGTTGTCATAGGCGAGAAGTGGGAAATCAGTAACCCAGAGGAAGTTCAGCTCGGTGTTGCCTTCGAGCAGATTCTGCATGTCAGCACACATGAGGCGAACGCGGCCAAGAACTTCACAGACTGTCTCCCAGTCGCCAGCACCGAAGAGAACGAGGTCGCCTTCTTCGATGTTCATAGTGTCCTTCAGGGCAGCGAGTTCGCCTTCGCTGAGGAATTTGGTGATTGGGGAGCGCCACTCGGATGGCTCAGCTCCGCGGGCCTGGATGTAGGCAAGGCCCTTGGCGCCAGCTTCGATAGCGGCTTTGGTGAGTTTGTCGATCTGACCTACGGAAGCTCCAGCGAAGCCCTTGGCGTTGATCGCCTTGATGCAACCACCTGCCTTGAGTGCGCCAGAGAATACCTTGAACTCGGAGTTGGCGAAGACCTCGTCGAGAGCTGTAAGGTGCATGTCGAAGCGGCGGTCAGGCTTGTCGGAACCGTAGGTGTTCATTGCCTCCTCGTGGGTGAGACGGTCGAACTTGACTGGTGCGTCTGCACCAATGGATTCCTTGAAGATGCGGCCGAGAAGCTTTTCGACGAGAGTCATCACATCGTCTTGGTTGACGAAGGAAGCTTCGATATCAATCTGAGTAAATTCAGGCTGACGGTCGGCGCGAAGGTCTTCATCACGGAAGCAACGTGCGATCTGGAAGTATTTTTCAATACCACCACACATCAGGAGCTGCTTGTACTGCTGTGGAGCCTGTGGCAGCGCGTAGAAGCTGCCCGGGTGCAGTCGGGATGGTACGAGGAAGTCACGAGCACCTTCTGGTGTGGACTTGGAAAGGATTGGGGTCTCGATTTCGAGGAAGCCGTCTTCGTCCAGTACGTCACGAGTAGTCTTGGTGATGCGGTGGCGAAGCTTCATGTTGCGAGCCATGCCTGGACGGCGAAGGTCGAGGAAACGGTACTTGAGACGCATGTCCTCGTTGTTGATTTCCTTGTCGAGCTGGAATGGAAGAACCTCGGAGCGGTTAATGATGTTGAGCTCAGAAACGGAAACTTCGATGGAGCCGGTGGCAATCTCAGTATTCACGGTGGACTTGCCGTCGATTTCTGGGCGGAGTTCTACTTCACCAGTGATCTGGATCACGTCTTCGTGGCGGAGAGTCTTGGCGACCTCGGCGATCTTGGCGTTGGTTTCCGGGCGGAAAACACACTGGGTCACGCCATCGCGGTCACGCAGGTCGATGAATGCAACGCCACCGTGGTCACGATTGGAATTCACCCAACCGATGAGAGTGACGGTTTTACCGATGTCGGAGTGGTGGAGTTCGTTGCATGTATGCGTTCTCATAGTATTTAAAATGAAGAAAGGTTGAGCCGCTGGGTGTAGCGGGTTGAAAGGGATTGTCGAGTCTAAGGTTGGTCAGTGTACTCAGGATACTAAGCAATGAGCGGGCCATCCGGCTGAGTGAGTCTTTCTTGGATGACTTCCACGACAGATTCTTCTGCTGAAATCGTCACCTCGGTACGTGATTCGAGGATCTTGAGCTGCATTTCCGGATACTCGGCACCGATGATCAATGCGAAACGGGCACCGGAACTTTGGGCTGATTTGAACTGCTTATTGAATTTAGTCGGAGTCATAGAGAAATCCACTTTGATTCCGGCAGTTCTCAGGTCCGCGATCGCTTTGAGGGCGTTCGGGCGTTGGTCTTCGTCAGCCACGACTACATAAACCTCACAAGCAGGCTGGTTCTGCAGCCAGCATTCCAGCTGCATCAGCGCGTGTGGAGTTTCCTCGATGAAGTTGCGGATGACCACGTCACCCATCGCGAAACCGGTGCATGGGAGATCCACGGCTCCGTCGGAGAGGCCCTTGATAAGCTCATCGTAGCGGCCGCCACCAGCGATGGCTCGCATGGACTTGGAGGTGTCGAAAATCTCGAAAACGGTACCCGTGTAGTAGGCGAGGCCACGCACGATGGTGAGATCGAGCTGCAGGTATTCGCCGAGGCCTCGTGCTGTCAGGTCTGCCTGGATCTGCTGGAAGGCAGGGGAGGCGTTGGCTGGATCATTGATGAACTCGCGGACTTGTTCCTCGGTGAGGTCGTACTTGGCGAGCTTCTCGGCGAGCACTTCTGGCTTGTCGCGCTCGATTTTGTCGATGATCTGGAGGAAGGCGGTGGTGTCCTCGATGCCGCGTTCGGAGCAGAAACGCAACCAGGACTCACGGTCAGAGGCGCGAATGACGAAGTCCTTCTTGGTGAAGCCAAGGGCTAGCATAGTGTCGATAGCTAGCGCAATCAGCTCGGCATCGGCAGCGGGATCTGCTTCACCGATGATGTCGGCATTGAACTGGATGAATTCCCTGGTACGGCCCTTCTGTGGCTTTTCAAAGCGGAAGCAAGGTCCGATCTCGAACCACTTCATCGGCTTCGGGTAGTTGCGCTGGTTGGCGCCAACCATGCGGGCAAGGGAGGCAGTCACCTCTGGGCGGAGGGTGATGTCGCGGCCGCCTTGGTCCTCAAAGCGGAAAAGCTGCGTGGGGAGCTCATCACCGGTCTTCTTGAGGTAGAGTTCGGTAGATTCCACGATAGGAGCCTCGTACTCTACAAAGCCGTAGCGCTGGGCGACGCCGCGCCAGGTTTCAAAGAGATAGTTGCGGATCGCGCAGTCGCGTGGGGCGAAGTCCCGGAAGCCGGGGAGAGAGTTGAAATTTGGTTTGGACATGACCTGAAAAACGAAAAGGTGGAAAGTCACCGGCGCGCTGCGCCGTCTCGGGGCGGCGATGTAAGCAGCGACAGCCCTCATGGGCAAGGATGGAGTGGGGAATCTTGGGGGAGACGGATGGCTTCCGCAAATTTGCAGTTGGAGGTTAGAAAAGCATGGTTTAGTGAATTGGGGAGCAATAGGGATTGCGGGCTTGCGATATTTAAGTCAAGTTAAGCATCTCAGGATCGATTTACCATTATGGCAAGTTACACAGAAGACGATATCAAGAGTTTGGACTGGAAGGAGCACATCAGGCTGCGTCCTGGTATGTATATCGGTAAACTTGCCGATGGCTCCAATCCAGAAGATGGTATCTACATCCTTCTCAAGGAGGTGATGGACAACTCGATCGACGAGTATGTCATGGGCTTTGGTAATGAGATTACTGTCAGTATCGACGAGGAAAGCCGGGTGGAGGTACGTGACTACGGCCGTGGTATCCCACTGGGCAAGCTGATGGACTGTGCGGCCAAGATCAACACGGGCGCCAAGTACGACTCCGAGGCCTTCAAAAAGTCCGTGGGTCTGAATGGTGTCGGTATCAAGGCGGTGAATGCTCTTTCCGATTTCTTCGAAATCCAGGCCTGGCGTGATGGTGAGACGAAGTCCATCGAGTTCAGCAAGGGCAACGTGGTGGAAGAAATGAAGACTCCTCGTAAAGAGGAAGCTACCAATGGTACACGCATCGCCTTCGAGATTGACCGAGAAATTTTCCCCAAGAAGACCAAGTACCGCTCCCAGTTCGTGGAGAAGATGTGCCGCTACTACACCTACCTGAATCCAGGTTTGGCCGTGGTGCTTAATGGCAAGAAGTACAAGTCCAAGAATGGTTTGTTAGATCTTCTCAAGGAGGAGATGGATCAGGAGGCGCTCTATGATCCTATCGTCCTTTCAGGCAAGGATCTGGATATTACCTTCACCCACACGATGGAGAGTAGTGAGGACTACTATACCTTCGTGAATGGGCAGCACACCACACAGGGTGGTACCCACTTGGCGGCTTTCCGTGAGGCGGTGGTCAAGGTGCTGAGAGATTTCTACAAGAAGCAGTATGACCCGAGCGATATCCGTGCCGGTATCGAAGCGGCGATCAGTATCCGGGTGGAAGAGCCAGTCTTCGAGAGTCAGACAAAGACTAAACTAGGCTCCACGACAGTTTCACCAAAAGGGGAGACTGTACGTACCTTCATGCTAAACTTCCTGAAGGAGCACCTCGATAACTACCTGCACAAGCACCAGGATGTGGCCGAAGCTCTGCAGAAGAGAATTCTTCTGGCTGAGAAGGAGCGCAAGGATCTCAAGGGCATCAAGAAACTCGCTCGTGAGCGTGCTCGTAAAGCCAAGGTGCACAACAAGAAGCTGCGTGATTGCCGAGCTCACCTCGATACCAAGCACAAGCGCCGTGAGGAGACGACCGTATTTATTACCGAGGGTGATTCAGCGAGCGGTTCCATTACTAAAAGTCGGGATGTAGAGACCCAGGCGGTATTCTCTCTTCGTGGTAAGCCTCTTAACAGCTATGGATTGACTAAGAAGATCGTCTACGAGAACGAGGAATTCAACTTGCTCCAACATGCTCTCAATATCGAGGATGGTCTGGAAGGGTTGCGCTATAACAAAGTTGTGATCGCGACCGATGCCGATGTGGACGGGATGCACATCCGTCTCCTGCTCCTCACCTTCTTCCTGCAGTTCTTCCCGGAAATGGTTCGAGAAGGGCACGTCTATATTCTCCAGACACCACTTTTCCGTGTGCGTAATAAGAAGGAGACCTTCTATTGTTATGACGATGAGGAACGAGAGGCCGCGATCAAGAAATGTGGTAAGGCTGCTGAGATCACCCGATTCAAAGGTCTTGGTGAGATTTCACCAGACGAGTTCGCCTTCATGATCGGCGATGACATGCGTCTGGACCCTGTGACAATGGAAGAGGGTAAGAGTCTGAAGGAAATGCTCGCCTTCTACATGGGCAAGAACACTCCGGACCGCCAGCTCTACATCATCGACAACCTCCGTGAGGAAGTGTTGAGAGAAGATGTGGCTGTTTAATCTTATTGAGCTCTGTATCTCTCAAGCTCATCTTCCAAATCAATCACTAACTCAGGCTCGAAACCTGTGTTGGGTGAGTCCACATAGGCCCTGGGGTTTGAAAGAATTCTCGTCTTTCCTATATTGTAGTCTTGGGAATGGTGGATGTGGCCGTGTATCCAGAGCAGAGGGTTGAGTTCTTCAACCAAGTCGTCTAGATGGGAAGTATAGGCGCAGCTGATTAATTCATTCCTTCGTTGATGGGGGAGTGATCTTATGGAGGGGGCGTGGTGTGTGATGATTATGGAGTTGGCCGGATCACCACTTTCCATAAATTTCGTCATCTTCGATATAGTGCCAGCATGCTGAAACTGAGTATCGATAGGTCGTAGTTTGCGATAGGTTGAGCTATGACGAATACGTTTATAGTCGTTCATTCTGAGCGCTTCGACGCCACCTACCAGTGGGTCGCCGTGTAGAGACATATCGGTCCATAGTGTAGCGCCAAAAAATCGATATCCTTTATGCTCGAAGACATTGTTCTCTAATATGTGGATATTGGTGCCTTCGCATAACTCTTTCAGTTTGCTAGAAAGTTTGGGGAGTTTTTCTCCATAGTACTCGTGGTTGCCAAGTATATAGAGGGTAGGGACATCAGGGATATTCTCTATCGCCCATTTGGCTCCATTGAGTTTTACATGAGTATCACCAGCTAAAACCACGAGATCGGCATCTACTTTTGGGTAGTCAAAAGAGCCGAATTCGAGGTGAAGATCACTGAGGACATGGATACGCATTGAGCTTGATGGTTGTTAGTGTCAGGCTATGCTGAATGAGTATCCTGATAAAAGGATAAACAAAGTAGACTGATGCCAGAACTTTAAGATTTAGGGTTGCCGCTCAGATGTGTGGTGCCATTGTCATTTAAACAATTTTCCAAGCACTATGGCAGAGGTACCATCTACATTCACACTAGAGGCGGGGCAGAAGGCTCCGGGATTTGAACTTCCAGATGCACAGGGCGCGATGCATTCGCTGGAGTCCGTGATGGGGAAGAAGGGGACGCTGGTGATCTTTGCCTGCAATCACTGTCCTTTCGTGATCCATCTGGCGAAGGAGGTCGGTGCGATGGCTGCGGAGATGAAGGACTGGGGGGTGAGTACGGTGGCGATCAGTGCCAATGATATCGAGAAGTACCCTCAGGATGCTCCTGACAAGATGGCCGAATTTGCCAAGGAGTATGGCTGGGATTTCCCGTATCTTTACGATGAATCTCAGGGAGTAGCGAAAAGCTACTACGCAGCGTGTACTCCAGATTTCTTCCTGCTGGATGGCGATGGCTGTCTCTACTACGCAGGACAGTTTGATGATTCTCGTCCGAAGAATTCTCTACCAGTCGATGGCAAGGATCTAAAGATTGCCATCCGTGACTTGTTGGAGGATGCTCCCGCAAGCACTGCCACCAGACCAGCCACCGGGTGTAATATCAAGTGGAAGCCGGGCAATGAGCCTTCCTACTTTGGTTAGGCCGGCGTTACGGAATTGACCGTAATTTATAATAGCAGCTTACCAATTGTCTGTTAGGTGTAGTGGTAATGAATACTACTACACCACCACCTCTGACAGCTGCGGGTTCCGCCCGCTCACTAGAACAATTTTTGGCAGATACTGCGCAACGTGATCGTGGTCAGGGAGTCTTTGAGTTGGAATCTCCACGTATCCTGGAGGTGAATCTTGATGGGAAGATGAATACCAAGATGGGGTCCATGGTGGCTTATCTGGGAAACATCAAGTTCAAGCGCGAGGGGATACTGGACCAAGGTGTTGGCAATCTTCTGAAGAAGGCTGTCTCCGGTGAGGGAATGAAGGTCAGCTATGCCGAGGGTAATGGTAAGCTTTATCTCTCAGATACTGGTAAGAAGATTATCGTTCTCAAGCTAGAGAACGAATCAATCGTCGTGAACGGCAATGACGTATTAGCCTTCGAACCGTCACTACAGCACAAGATCACTATGATGCGCAAGATCACCGGCATGATGGCTGGCGGACTCTTTAACGTGCGCTTTGACGGTAGTGGTCTCTTGGCTATCACGAGTCATTTCGAGCCATTGACTCTCAGGGTGACACCCGGGCAACCCGTTGTGACGGATCCGAATGCGACCGTGGCTTGGTCCGGCAGTCTCAATCCTCAGTTCAAGACCGATGTCTCTTTCAAAACCTTCCTGGGACGTGGCTCGGGTGAGTCTATCCAGATGCTGTTTGAAGGAGACGGCTTTGTCGTGGTACAGCCATACGAGGAAGTCTATTTCCAGTCAGGCAGTTAGATTTTGTTATCTTCTGACCCAATGCGTACCTGTGTCGCTTAATCAGGTACGCATTTTTTGCTTATAATCATGTGATTTGCCCTTTGAATGTGTCATACAGGGTGTTCTGAGGCCTGAAAAAACAAGGATTTAAGGGAAATGACCCTGTTTGGCGGAAATCGTCACAACCCATGCCGAGATTAAAGATTGTCGGTACGCATCCTGCTGTCTAGTTTACAAGCTCGTCACTGACACACATAAAAATCATTATGGATAACTTAGCATTTGTACAACTAGGTACGCTTGATTGGGCAATCATAGCGGCCTTCTTTGTCGTTTCACTTGGAATTGGTGTATGGGCATCAAAATCTGCCGGTAAAGACTCCAAGGAATTCTTCTTGGGCGGTCGAAGCATGCCATGGTGGCTTTTGGGTGTATCCATGGTGGCGACTACATTCTCCACAGACACTCCTAACTTAGTGGCAGGTCTTGTTCGTGAGCAAGGTGTTGCAGGTAACTGGGGATGGTGGGGATTCTTGTTGTCAGGAATGCTGACCGTGTTCGTCTTTGCCAAGTTGTGGAGACGTTCCGAGGTGATGACAGATGTTGAGTTCTATGAACTTCGCTTCTCCGGTAACAGTGCAGCTTTCCTTCGCGGATTCCGATCCTTGTATCTTGGTTTGGTGTTCAACGTTCTGATCATGGGTGCCGTTAGTTTGGCTGTTGTGAAGTTCGGTGAAATTGTTCTTGGAGTACCAGGTTGGCAGACGCTGCTGGTAGCAGGCCTTGTTACCTTGGGATATTCCTCCATGGGTGGTTTGAAAGGTGTTATCTGGACCGACTTTGTGCAGTTTATTCTCGCGATGATTGGTTCAGTATGGGCTGTGTTCTATGTATTGAGCCTGGATGCTGTTGGAGGCATAGATACCATCCTGAATGCAAGTATGGTGGCTAGCAAAACTAGCTTGTTCCCAGATTTTACAGACGCGTCTGTCTGGATCCCTATGATTCTTGTGCCCCTTGCTGTCACTTGGTGGTCTACTTACTATCCGGGTGCAGAGCCTGGTGGCGGTGGCTACATCGTTCAGCGTATGCTCTCTGCTAAAGATGAAAAGAATGCCATTGGTGCTACCTTGTTCTTCAATATCGCTCACTATGCACTTCGTCCATGGCCGTGGATCGTACTTGCTCTGGCATCCATCGTGATGGTGCCAATGAAAATTGATAGTGATTACTCCAAAGGGCACCTCAAGCCTCATGAAGAAACAGTGAAGAGAGTTGAGGAGAAGATGGCAGAACATCCTGAAGCCTATTCTAAGATGGTAGCCGCTCTCGATACTAATGTAGCCAAGATTCAAGAAGACGCTGCTAAGCCTGACAATTCATCTGGCAGAGCTGCAGAGGCATTCAAAGCTAAGCTTGAGGATGCTGCCCGCCTGACATCTCTAGTTAAAGAGAATCCAGACTCCATTGAGGTCAAAACTCTGGCCTACTTGTGGCACGCTGATTCTTGGGATAAAGATGTAAAAGCATACAAGCAGTCTAAGAACCAAGCTGACCCAATTGCCAAAGAGGCATTGGTACACATGTATTTGGCTAACAACGTATCACTCGACAAGCTCGGTCAAGATTTGGGTTACCCAACCATGTTGACCCTCCTTCCTACTGGACTTATCGGTCTCGTGTCTGCCTCCCTGATCGCAGCATTCATGTCCACCATGTCAACCCAGGTTAACTTGGGAGCTTCATACCTCGTGAACGATTTCTATGCACGCTTTGTGAAACCAAAAGCTTCTCCTAAAGAATTGGTTCACATTGGTCGCTTGGTTACAGTGATCATGCTTGTTCTTGGTTCACTGGTAGGTCTTTACCTTACATCGGCGACTCAAGCGTTTAACCTCTTGCTTCTGATTGGTGCTGGTACAGGCCCAGTGTACATTCTCCGCTGGTTCTGGTGGCGTGTGAGTGCTGTTTCTGAAATCACAGCCATGGCTGTCGCTCTCTTCATGGCAATGTTTGTGACTTACTCTCTCCCTGGTATCATTGGCGAATCTGTTGCCAAAGACTATGCATGGCAGATTAACCTGATCAGTGCTCTGACAACGACAACGATCTGGATTGTGGTAACTCTTCTGACTAAGCCAACAACCCAGTCCGTCTTGCTTGATTTCTACTCCAAAGTTCAACCTGGTGGCCCTGGTTGGTCCAAGGTTCACAAGATTGCTGAGTTGGAAGGACGCGACCTTTCATTGATCAAAGAAGGCTGGGACGTGCCAACAGGTATTCTGTGCACCATCTTCTCATCCCTTGGTGTATACACAGCCCTGTTTGCCACTGGTTACTTGATCTATGGAGACGTAACACAGGCCATTATTCAGCTGGTTATCAGTGTAGTCAGCTTTGGTCTGGTCTTCAAGTTGTGGAGAAAACTGAAGATGTCCTAATACGACCGAGATACATTCAAAAACAAAACACCTGCAGGGTTCGCCCTTGCAGGTGTTTTTTATTTCAGAGAGGTGAGGAGCAGTCTGGCTTATTCTGCGAGGGACTTGATGAAGTTCGAGAAGAAGGCATGGCCTGCTTCGAGGTCGGAGATCTTGATGAACTCGTCTTTGGTGTGTGCCTGATTGATAGAGCCGGGGCCGAGGCAGATGGAAGGAAGGCCAACCGCTGAGAGGTGGGCTGCATCAGAGAACCAAGGAGCGCCGACGAGCTGGCAGCTTGGGTTTGCTTTGATGATTTGTTGGATCATTGTATTGTCCTCGGGGGTTGCCATCGGTGGGTTCTCGTGGGCGGAGAGAATCTCTAGTGGGAGGTTCATTTCCTCCAGAAATGATGTAACCAGTGGTAGCGCTCCACCAGCTTCCATCAGGTCTGGAGTGGTGCGGATATCGATTTCAGCTTGGGCAAAGTCTGGGACGATGTTCGGGCGTGTGCCGCCTTGGATCGTACCTACATTCAAGGTCGAGTGACCAAGGACAGGATGGGTAAAGGTGGCGAGTCGGTTAGAAAGCTTGCGGTTGATGAGATCCAGCGAGCGGGCGAGCGTCATGATGGCATTGGAGCCCCGTTCTGGCTGAGAAGCGTGAGCTGCAGTTCCTCTGGCAGCAAGCGTGAGCCAGAGAGATCCCTTGGTTGTGTAGACGATATCTAGAGAAGTGGGTTCGCCCGCGATGGCAAAAGAGTATTCGTCTGCGTGATGTTTGGCGAAGTGCTTGGAACCATGTTGTGAAGATTCCTCAGCCATGAAGGCGACGAAGTCGACAGCGATCGGTAGAGTGGCGAGCAGATCTTTGTTTTCGATGAGGGCCGTGAGCATGGCGGCCATGGGGCCTTTGGTGTCCGATGCACCACGGCCGATGATCGTATCGTCCACGACGTCCCCGCAGAACGGGTCAAAGACCATGCCGCTGACTCCCACGGTGTCTGTGTGAGGTCCGAAAAAGATGCGTGGTCTGTCTGTGGGGCCGGGACAGCGCGCGATCAGGTTTGGCCTGCCGGGAAGAACTTCTTCTAGAGTGACTTCGAAACTATGAGAGGTGAGGAGATCTCTCAGGTATTCAGCGATCCGTTGCTCGCCTACTTGGTCTGTACCGGGATCATTGTCCGGGTTCACGCTGGGGATCCTGATGAGTTCTTGGAGAAGTTGAGTCGTGGTCATGGCTACGACTGCATAGCTAGCAGAAATCCTGCCACGGCACAGCCCGGAATGTATTTCTTGGAGAATAGTTTTGCTGTCGGGGGAGGATGGCCTCTACTATCCGCGTGATGCAAGGCGAGCTCGATTTTGGAGTGCAAGTGAAGCGGGAATTTCTAGGGTGGGAGTCTCCCTTGCTGAATCTGCTTGTGGACTGGCTGATGATTCGGCGCGATGAACTGGCAGAGATGGCGGTAGTCGTACCTACTGGTCAGAGTGGACGGCGTCTACGTGAGGCTCTGGCTCGCAGTGGTGGTGTACTCGCCCCCAAGGTGATGACGATTGGCTCGCTAAGTAAGCGTACCGATGTAAGTAAGCAGATTATGGATTTGGCAGCCTGGGTGAAAGTGCTCAGGAAGAGCAGACCCGAGGATTTTCGTGGTTTGTTTCCCAAGGACCCTTTGGATGGGGCCAGCGAAGGTTTTGGTTGGGCCTTGTCTATGGGGCGGCAGCTAGCGGACCTGAGATGGGATCTAGAAGATTGTGGTGTCAGTGTGCGTGAGGCTGGCTGGAAGTCCATGGAGTCAGAGCGCTGGGAGGATCTCTCCAGCTTAGATCAGCAGGTGACACAGCAACTAAAAAAGTGGGGACAGCCAAAGACTCTCTCGGAGTTGAATCTGGGAGCTGGTGTTAAGCAGGTCGTTCTTGCGGGGATCTGTGAGCTGGGATCGGTAACTCGCTCAGATCTGAAGAGCTTGTCAGGCCGGGACGTTTTGGTGACAGCTCTTGTTCATGCTCCAGAGTTTTTGAAATCACGCTTTGATGAGTGGGGGTGCCCAAATGATTCGTGGTGCGAAGAGGAAATTCCAATGCAGGACTGGAAGGATAAAATCCGTGTGGTGGAGGATCCTGCGCTTGCGGCTCAGTATGTGGTGCGGAAGGTTGGCCGGCAATCGCTCAGACCTGAGGAGCTAGGCCTAGGACTTTGCGACCGTGAGTTGGGAATTAGTCTTCAGCGAGCCTTTGGTGACGCCGGATGGAAGCTTTATGACCCCGATGGTAAATCAGTGGAAGCTTCAAACGTTGTCCAATTTTTGAGGCTTTTGTTAGAGTGGCTTAAGCCGTGGAGACCCATCAAGGCATTCCGAAGTATGCTCAATTTGGTAGAAATGGAAGGGTTCCTGCCAGAGGGGGCGAACCGCTATCTTCTAGTTAAAGAGCTGGATGAGTATCTGGAAAAAAGACTGCCCGAGAGTTCTACGGACACGGTGGGAAGAATGCCCGCTGGCCACTTAAGGTCAGCCATGGAGGTTTTTCTGGATGAGACCCGAAAGCTGGAAGAAGGGAGCGGTGTCCGCGCACTACGTGGGTGGGTAGCACGAATTCTTGGTCGTGGAGATAGAGAGGTGGCCAAAGTGCTCGTGGAGCCCCTAGCAGAGGTTTTTGAGGTGTTAGAGGGGATCGAGTCCAAAGAAGGCTCAATGCAGGTAGAGCATGCTGTCGAGTACCTTCTGGAAGCCAGCAAGGGACTCAGGGTCTATGGAGACTTGGAAGGTGCTGTCCTTAACATGGAGGGCTGGCTGGAGCTGATCTATGATCCGGCTCCTCATGTTTTTTTGGTAGGTATGCATGAAGGTGCGGTACCCGAGAGCCTTCCGGAGAATTCTTTCTTGCCGGAAAATTTTAAGGAATCGATTGGAATGCCAGGAGCCAAGCAGCGCTATGCCAGAGACAGCTATCTCATGCATGCATTATGGGAGAGCCGCGCTAGTGTAGATGTGGTTGTCTGTAAGGTAAATGACGCGGGAGATCCCAAGACTGTTTCTAGACTGTTACTAAGAACTTCCGGTCAGGATCTTGCGGAGCGGGTAAAGTTACTTTTCGGTGAAGCCCAAGAGAAGGCACCGAATCCAAGTGCGTGGACGAGGGACTGGAAGCTTAAGATTCTTGAGCGCGATAACCCGTATCGTGTGGAGGACAATGAGAAGGTGCGAACCTTGTCGCCAAGTGCACTACGTGATTACTTGAAGTGCCCATTCCGATTCTATCTTAAGAGAGTCCTTAAGATGGAGCGCTACCAAGCAGGAAAAATGGAACTTAATGCCATGGATTTTGGTAATGTGGTGCACGAGGTTGTAGAGACTTTTGGTCGTGATGAGGAAATCAGGGAGTCGACAAAGGCGCAGGAAATCGCAGCTTATTTTGATGCGGTTCTGGATCGCGTCCTGGA from Rubritalea squalenifaciens DSM 18772 harbors:
- a CDS encoding sodium:solute symporter family protein, which codes for MDNLAFVQLGTLDWAIIAAFFVVSLGIGVWASKSAGKDSKEFFLGGRSMPWWLLGVSMVATTFSTDTPNLVAGLVREQGVAGNWGWWGFLLSGMLTVFVFAKLWRRSEVMTDVEFYELRFSGNSAAFLRGFRSLYLGLVFNVLIMGAVSLAVVKFGEIVLGVPGWQTLLVAGLVTLGYSSMGGLKGVIWTDFVQFILAMIGSVWAVFYVLSLDAVGGIDTILNASMVASKTSLFPDFTDASVWIPMILVPLAVTWWSTYYPGAEPGGGGYIVQRMLSAKDEKNAIGATLFFNIAHYALRPWPWIVLALASIVMVPMKIDSDYSKGHLKPHEETVKRVEEKMAEHPEAYSKMVAALDTNVAKIQEDAAKPDNSSGRAAEAFKAKLEDAARLTSLVKENPDSIEVKTLAYLWHADSWDKDVKAYKQSKNQADPIAKEALVHMYLANNVSLDKLGQDLGYPTMLTLLPTGLIGLVSASLIAAFMSTMSTQVNLGASYLVNDFYARFVKPKASPKELVHIGRLVTVIMLVLGSLVGLYLTSATQAFNLLLLIGAGTGPVYILRWFWWRVSAVSEITAMAVALFMAMFVTYSLPGIIGESVAKDYAWQINLISALTTTTIWIVVTLLTKPTTQSVLLDFYSKVQPGGPGWSKVHKIAELEGRDLSLIKEGWDVPTGILCTIFSSLGVYTALFATGYLIYGDVTQAIIQLVISVVSFGLVFKLWRKLKMS
- a CDS encoding M20 family metallopeptidase is translated as MTTTQLLQELIRIPSVNPDNDPGTDQVGEQRIAEYLRDLLTSHSFEVTLEEVLPGRPNLIARCPGPTDRPRIFFGPHTDTVGVSGMVFDPFCGDVVDDTIIGRGASDTKGPMAAMLTALIENKDLLATLPIAVDFVAFMAEESSQHGSKHFAKHHADEYSFAIAGEPTSLDIVYTTKGSLWLTLAARGTAAHASQPERGSNAIMTLARSLDLINRKLSNRLATFTHPVLGHSTLNVGTIQGGTRPNIVPDFAQAEIDIRTTPDLMEAGGALPLVTSFLEEMNLPLEILSAHENPPMATPEDNTMIQQIIKANPSCQLVGAPWFSDAAHLSAVGLPSICLGPGSINQAHTKDEFIKISDLEAGHAFFSNFIKSLAE
- a CDS encoding PD-(D/E)XK nuclease family protein, coding for MASTIRVMQGELDFGVQVKREFLGWESPLLNLLVDWLMIRRDELAEMAVVVPTGQSGRRLREALARSGGVLAPKVMTIGSLSKRTDVSKQIMDLAAWVKVLRKSRPEDFRGLFPKDPLDGASEGFGWALSMGRQLADLRWDLEDCGVSVREAGWKSMESERWEDLSSLDQQVTQQLKKWGQPKTLSELNLGAGVKQVVLAGICELGSVTRSDLKSLSGRDVLVTALVHAPEFLKSRFDEWGCPNDSWCEEEIPMQDWKDKIRVVEDPALAAQYVVRKVGRQSLRPEELGLGLCDRELGISLQRAFGDAGWKLYDPDGKSVEASNVVQFLRLLLEWLKPWRPIKAFRSMLNLVEMEGFLPEGANRYLLVKELDEYLEKRLPESSTDTVGRMPAGHLRSAMEVFLDETRKLEEGSGVRALRGWVARILGRGDREVAKVLVEPLAEVFEVLEGIESKEGSMQVEHAVEYLLEASKGLRVYGDLEGAVLNMEGWLELIYDPAPHVFLVGMHEGAVPESLPENSFLPENFKESIGMPGAKQRYARDSYLMHALWESRASVDVVVCKVNDAGDPKTVSRLLLRTSGQDLAERVKLLFGEAQEKAPNPSAWTRDWKLKILERDNPYRVEDNEKVRTLSPSALRDYLKCPFRFYLKRVLKMERYQAGKMELNAMDFGNVVHEVVETFGRDEEIRESTKAQEIAAYFDAVLDRVLESRYGSEPSLAIRIQVESARERLRALAHKQADQRADGWRIQHVEFSIGERKEGKESLPWQVGGHPVNMVLDRVDRHEVTGQIRILDYKTSAKAKTPMMAHLTKWVEEECRPLLGELLPLATGRGKKLIENRWKDLQLPLYAWFAMEHFKSDEIPEIGYINLPKAVSETEFSLWSGFDEVLLDSAKEWTLGAVKGIEEGRFFEPAELPRAEQEWDEFHLLAMDGIREAFDFQEM